In Janthinobacterium sp. J1-1, a single genomic region encodes these proteins:
- a CDS encoding ion transporter, producing the protein MKAAPLTPQQRSAQEAQKRYGKPEAGWRARMYGVIFEAETRAGRAFDLVLIAAILISVTVVVLSSVASVAARHGPLLLGLEWFFTFLFTAEYLARLSCLQHPVRYARSFFGIIDLLAIVPTYIGLLLPGAHVLIDVRILRLLRMFRILKLTSYVHEYTMLGRALLASRRKILIFLSVVMMIVFLLGTVMYVVEGPQNGFSSIPTSIYWAISTMTTVGFGDITPKTDIGRTIASLMMLLGWGILAVPTGIISAEMTVQRGGRQQEGRRCPGCGERDIDDDANFCKHCGDSLPTP; encoded by the coding sequence ATGAAAGCCGCCCCCCTGACACCACAGCAGCGCTCCGCGCAGGAAGCGCAAAAACGATACGGCAAGCCCGAGGCGGGCTGGCGCGCGCGCATGTACGGCGTCATTTTTGAGGCGGAAACGCGGGCCGGGCGCGCGTTCGACCTGGTGCTGATCGCCGCCATCCTGATCAGCGTGACGGTGGTGGTGCTCAGCAGCGTCGCCTCGGTGGCGGCCCGTCATGGCCCACTGTTGCTGGGGCTGGAATGGTTTTTCACTTTCCTGTTTACCGCCGAATACCTGGCCAGGCTGTCGTGCCTGCAGCATCCCGTGCGCTACGCGCGCAGTTTTTTTGGCATTATCGACCTGCTGGCCATCGTGCCGACCTATATCGGCCTGCTGCTGCCGGGCGCCCATGTGCTGATCGATGTGCGTATCCTGCGCCTGCTGCGCATGTTCCGCATCCTGAAGCTGACGTCGTATGTGCACGAATACACGATGCTGGGCCGGGCCCTGCTGGCCAGCCGGCGCAAGATCCTGATTTTTTTGTCGGTCGTGATGATGATCGTGTTTTTGCTGGGCACCGTGATGTATGTGGTGGAAGGACCGCAAAACGGTTTCAGCAGCATTCCCACCTCGATCTACTGGGCCATCAGCACCATGACCACGGTGGGCTTTGGCGATATCACGCCGAAGACCGATATCGGACGTACCATCGCCTCGCTGATGATGCTGCTGGGCTGGGGCATCCTGGCCGTCCCGACCGGCATCATCAGCGCGGAAATGACGGTGCAGCGCGGTGGCCGCCAGCAGGAAGGCCGCCGTTGTCCTGGCTGCGGCGAGCGCGATATCGATGACGACGCCAATTTCTGCAAGCACTGCGGCGATTCCCTGCCGACGCCATGA